CACGGCATGGTCCCGGGCGATTTCCTTGATCAGCTTCCTGGCTTCCAGCAGCTGGTTGGGATCCAGCCCGTTGGTGGGTTCGTCCATCACCACCAGCCTGGGCTTGTGAATAATGGCCTGCGCAATGCCTACACGCTGCCGGTATCCCCCCGAAAGGTTTTTCAGCAGGCGGCTGCTGAAATGGGCAATGCCGCAACGCTCTTTTGCTTCCGTTACGGCGGACCTGATCTTGTCCTTCTCTATGAATCGCAGCTGGGCACAATAGGTCAGGTACTCATCGATGGTCAGGTCCAGATAAAGCGGCGGATTTTGCGGCAGGAAGCCGATATTTTTCTTGGCGTCCTCGGGCTGTGCGTTCAGGTCAATTCCATTGAGATACACTTTCCCCGCTGTTTGATTGAGCACCCCGCAGATAATGTTCATGGTGGTGGACTTGCCCGCGCCGTTAGAACCGAGAAGGCCGGTGATACCAGTCTGTCCGATCTCGATATTGATATCCCTGATAGCCCAGGAGCTGGAATATTTGTGCGATAACCCCTCGGTCCTTAAAATACTGTTCATGAATTTTCAGTTTAAATATGCTTGTTGTCAATGGCGGTTTTAGTATGGCATGCTTTAGTGGTTCCTGACGATGAATGCGGCGGGCGGTGAATCGGTTGAACCCGGCACGCCGCGAAAGACCAGCGTAAAGTTGCGGTGACGCCAAAGGTTGGCAGCTCCGCTTGTGCCGGGATTATTGATGTTACTCATCGCAGCGGT
This genomic stretch from Chitinophaga sp. XS-30 harbors:
- a CDS encoding ABC transporter ATP-binding protein produces the protein MNSILRTEGLSHKYSSSWAIRDINIEIGQTGITGLLGSNGAGKSTTMNIICGVLNQTAGKVYLNGIDLNAQPEDAKKNIGFLPQNPPLYLDLTIDEYLTYCAQLRFIEKDKIRSAVTEAKERCGIAHFSSRLLKNLSGGYRQRVGIAQAIIHKPRLVVMDEPTNGLDPNQLLEARKLIKEIARDHAVLLSSHILSEINLLCKDIIMIASGRIVFADTMDAFDNYLQPQSIILKMENPPSKEALLGMQGVTGVTFLSQKELRVDFDGDLGISERLVAASVQHNWRLRELSLEKRLLDDTFKQLSSNS